The following proteins are encoded in a genomic region of Flammeovirga pectinis:
- a CDS encoding NADPH-dependent FMN reductase, whose product MKIVILSGSVRDDRHTHGVALHLCKRLSEIANVEAEVIDLKEWALPPLTNTLHDNSPDNVKKLGAILDKADGIIFASPEYNGSYSSALKNAIDFYPKGTYQRKPIGVVSVSAGALGGIRAAQSLQLQILALMAYPIYRMLTVPTVQNKIDQDGLLIDPEFEKTMTAFVDEYLWFAEAIVAKKK is encoded by the coding sequence ATGAAAATTGTTATTCTCTCTGGTAGTGTACGTGATGATCGACATACACATGGAGTCGCTCTTCATTTATGCAAAAGGCTTTCTGAAATAGCCAATGTTGAAGCTGAAGTTATTGATTTAAAAGAATGGGCTTTACCACCGCTAACAAATACATTACACGACAACTCTCCAGATAATGTAAAAAAATTAGGTGCTATTTTAGATAAAGCAGATGGGATAATCTTTGCATCGCCAGAATACAACGGAAGCTATTCTTCTGCATTAAAAAATGCTATCGATTTCTATCCTAAGGGTACTTATCAACGCAAACCAATTGGTGTAGTAAGCGTTTCTGCGGGTGCTTTAGGAGGTATACGTGCTGCTCAATCGTTACAGCTTCAGATTTTAGCACTTATGGCCTATCCTATATATAGAATGTTAACCGTACCTACAGTACAAAATAAAATAGATCAAGATGGCCTTTTAATAGACCCTGAGTTCGAAAAAACAATGACTGCCTTCGTAGATGAATATTTATGGTTTGCAGAAGCTATTGTTGCTAAGAAAAAATAA